One Neovison vison isolate M4711 chromosome 2, ASM_NN_V1, whole genome shotgun sequence genomic window carries:
- the TCEA3 gene encoding transcription elongation factor A protein 3: MGQEEELLRIARKLEKMVARKNTEAALDLLKKLNSCQMSIQLLQTTRIGVAVNGVRKHCSDKEVVSLAKVLIKNWKRLLDSPGPPKGEKGEERDKAKKEKGLDCSDWKPETDLSPPREKRGKEPKDRRDSVDSKSSASSSPKRPPMERSNSSKSKAETPKTPSSPLTPTFAPSVCLLAPCYLTGDSVRDKCVEMLSAALKAEDNYKDYGVNCDKMASEIEDHIYQELKSTDMKYRNRVRSRISNLKDPRNPSLRRNVLSGAISAGLIAKMTAEEMASDELRELRNAMTQEAIREHQMAKTGGTTTDLFQCSKCKKKNCTYNQVQTRSADEPMTTFVLCNECGNRWKFC; encoded by the exons ATGGGCCAGGAAGAGGAGCTGCTGAGGATCGCCAGAAAGCTGGAGAAGATGGTGGCCAGGAAGAACACG GAAGCGGCCCTCGACCTTCTGAAGAAGCTGAACAGCTGTCAGATGTCCATCCAGCTACTCCAG ACAACCAGGATTGGAGTGGCCGTCAATGGGGTCCGCAAGCACTGCTCAGACAAGGAGGTTGTGTCCTTGGCCAAAGTCCTCATCAAAAACTGGAAGCGGCTGCTGG ACTCCCCTGGACCCcctaaaggagaaaaaggagaggagagagacaaagcaaagaaggaaaaagggctTGACTGTTCTGACTGGAAGCCAGAGACAGATCTTTCTCCACCAAGGGAAAAACGAGGCAAAGAGCCCAAagacag gaGGGACTCTGTGGACTCCAAGTCTTCAGCCAGCTCCTCTCCAAAAAGGCCACCGATGGAAAG ATCAAACAGCAGCAAATCGAAAGCAGAGACCCCCAAAACACCCAGCAGCCCCCTGACCCCCACCTTcgccccctctgtctgcctcctgGCACCATGCTATCTCACGGGGGACTCTGTGCGGGACAAGTGTGTGGAGATGCTCTCAGCAGCCTTGAAGGCGGAAG ACAATTACAAGGACTATGGAGTCAACTGTGACAAGATGGCATCGGAAATCGAAGATC ATATCTACCAGGAGCTCAAGAGCACAGACATGAAGTACCGGAACAGGGTACGCAGCCGGATCAGCAACCTCAAGGATCCCAGGAACCCCAGCCTGAGGAGGAACGTGCTCAGCGGGGCCATCTCTGCTGGGCTCATTGCCAAGATGACGGCGGAG GAAATGGCCAGCGATGAGCTGAGGGAGTTGAGGAACGCCATGACCCAGGAGGCTATCCGTGAGCACCAGATGGCCAAGACGGGCGGTACCACCACTGACCTTTTCCAGTGCAGCAAATGCAAGAAGAAGAATTGTACCTATAACCAG gtgCAGACACGCAGTGCTGATGAGCCCATGACTACCTTTGTCTTATGCAATGAATGTGGCAATCGCTGGAAG TTCTGCTGA